The Glycine soja cultivar W05 chromosome 15, ASM419377v2, whole genome shotgun sequence region TCTTTGCTTCTTTTAGCTTTTGTTCCTGGTTTGTAATAGGTCAACAATCAATTAACTCTACTCTAAGCaaattaatatgatattatagagcaaagcttcatgatgatagGCTCACCTTCTCCTTCAGAGCACGGATTATGCCGCTGAATGTAGCAGCAACATCAGTAAAGTTAGCTATTCCTCCACCTACCACAAGGGCTCGCTTTTGGCCATCAGGATTTGAAGTTGCACACTGCAAAGAGATTGTCATAGAGATTAAAGAATCACTATATCATGTTTCAAAGTAGCATGCAATTTCATAAGCTATTTTCACACACTCTTAGAATGTTTGGCTTGGGCCTAAcccaaccccaaaagctagctcatggGATGAGGGTTGTCCCTCACTTAAATATTTCATCTTTGCCTTATCTCTAGTCAACATGGGATTTAGGTTTTTCCCAatataccccccccccccccctcctcaCACCCAAGCACTTTTgagctcccccccccccccctcctcaCACCCAAGCACTTTTGAGCTTGGTGTGAGGATAATATGGTGGGTAGCCTATTTAATGGATCTAGGATAGGGTCTGATACCATCTTAAAATGTTGGTTTGGGCctactcaaccccaaaagctagcttaTAGGGCGAGGGTTGTCCCCtatttatatattctatcttTGCCTTATCTCTAGTCAATTTGGGACTTGAAATTTTTGCAATACCAATGATAATGTTTGAGATAAGAATTGATTACATCAATCACTACTCTGGCATACTGCAAGACCTCATCTTCCTTGGGTGCACCACTATATTCTGCATAGTTTCCAAGCTCAGGAGCATAACCAAGATCTCCTACCtgttttaataaattagtaTGTAAGAAGTGTATTGCTTAATGTTACAAGAGATTGGAAATTAGCAAGGaatttaacttttaaagtaATAGAAACACACCGTATCAGCATAGATAACACTAGCACCTCCCCCAGCAACCATTGTCCAAATTCGGCCCATTGGGTTTAATACTGTGAATTTCAAAGATGCACTTGTCTGGaaacagaaaacaaacaaacaaacatcaTAAGTGTTTATGTAAAAGAATTTATAGCACCATGATTACTAGAagcaataaaattatgattaataagAGGTTAGTACAAGGAGTTCAATTGACCCTGGAGATCTGCAGACCATGCATTAAAAGTTAACAGTATTTGCTAAGGAGCAAAAGTGATTGAGATCTGCAGCTTATGGACAAAGTTATAAACGAATTGAATCTGATTGAAGATACATgacaaaagtatattttttcacCTTTTCATCTAATCCATGAATGAAAGCCTCTGTAGTACTCATAACCCTTCCAAATGGCAATGGAAATTCAATGTTTCCCCATCTGCAAATATTAATAACATGCATGGTTTAAAAATTCTTATACTATGAAACATTATTGAGTTATACATGATGAATTAGAGATATGATTTTCATCCTTCAAATAATAGTTGATATTCTTTAGAGGGAAGAAACCAACTTCTTGAAGTTCTTGAAAGCAGCAGTGTCATCAAGTTCGCCCCTCATGTCCAGAGGATAAGGCTTTCCATTGACCAAAGTGAAAGGATTCATCTCCAAGAAAGTAAAATCCAGGTCTAACAcgaggaaaaaaaataggaaaagaaaatgtttAAAACTTTAAACTTAAATGCTACCATCAATGAAGTTGTCTTCACAAGCACATCTAATGTTAATAAATGCATATTTTGTAGCATACCTTGAAATAGAGTGAAAATCACCTTGAGAAATTCCTCAATTTCTCCCTTGATCTGTAAGCATGAATGAAGtacttttaaataattgaaacagagtgcttataaaaataattgaaatgaaGTGTCCTCTAACAAAAGAGCATTTGATGTTCAATCCCATGGTCTTACTGAAagttaacttattaaaaaaataacaaattagtaAATTAACATACCTCTAAGGGAAGTGTTGCAACAAGTGGGGCAATACTCTCTGATGTAAGAGACACTCCTGTTGGCATAAATACAGTCTTGACCTGAAATATGAACAAAACACTTTGTAACTTATGGGAATTACGAGGAAATATGAGCATAATTTACTTcaagtaattatttgtaaggtCAAAAAGTATGAATTTTGGCACCTTATCCCAATTCTCCTCAATTTCAATCCCTCCACATTCAGAAAAGCTTATACTGTTCCCTAGTCTCTCTGAGACAATGTTAAGGTAAAACTCCTCATTGTGAGGGATAAAAGGTTCAACAATGAAAGTTGTTATAGGTCCTTTGCATCCACCCATCTCAACCTACATCATAGAGAAAAAAGATATGAGCAAACACTTAAAGGGTAGatagaaagtaaaaagaaaaagtgattatgaaaagggaaaaacaatttAAGGTTTGGAGGGACAGAGGAGAAAGAGCACCTCTTTGCCAAGACGCCCTTTCACAAAAGAATCAACTTCTGCCAAATCTAGATTCAAGGCAACCAAACCACTTTTGCCACGCTTTCCAAATAACATGTCTGGTTTCACAACCAATTTTGAAGATAAAAGCCAGGGTTCCTTCTCTGCTAGCTCACTGAAATTGGTGGATTCTGTAACCTGAGAAATAAAAcacacaacaaaattattattcgAGTTACATGAGCATGTTGCACTGGCTGACTAGTAAGatacaaatttgaaattttccaCATATCAATTATACATCATAGAGTCTTGCACAGCTTAAAGCAGGgattaaattgttttattgaAGACACACCATATCAACTggataaacaaatttttttgacAGAGGTTCAGATTAGATCTATTCAGGTATAAACTTATACACATAATTTGCACAAGGCACATCATAAGATGATATCAATCATATCATGTtctgtttaaatttattcatc contains the following coding sequences:
- the LOC114385715 gene encoding ATP-citrate synthase alpha chain protein 1-like, translated to MARKKIREYDSKRLLKEHFKRISGQELPIKSAQVTESTNFSELAEKEPWLLSSKLVVKPDMLFGKRGKSGLVALNLDLAEVDSFVKGRLGKEVEMGGCKGPITTFIVEPFIPHNEEFYLNIVSERLGNSISFSECGGIEIEENWDKVKTVFMPTGVSLTSESIAPLVATLPLEIKGEIEEFLKVIFTLFQDLDFTFLEMNPFTLVNGKPYPLDMRGELDDTAAFKNFKKWGNIEFPLPFGRVMSTTEAFIHGLDEKTSASLKFTVLNPMGRIWTMVAGGGASVIYADTVGDLGYAPELGNYAEYSGAPKEDEVLQYARVVIDCATSNPDGQKRALVVGGGIANFTDVAATFSGIIRALKEKEQKLKEAKMHIYVRRGGPNYQKGLAKMRALGEEIGIPIEVYGPEATMTGICKQAIQYITAAA